GTGGCCGACCTTGAGCCTGCTTATCATCTATTGATCGACTTCTCTCCCCCATCACTACTGGCTTCTCTGCTCTTCAACACGCCGATGTTGGATACTAAGCAGCATTGGACCAGCATTGTGAGTTCTCCGTCCTCCCGGCTTTCGGGGTGGAAAGAGGGCAACATCCAATACTCGCATTTCCGAGAACTTCTCAGCTAATCGTTTGACCCTAAATTGGTCGTCTCGATGGTCACTTGTGCCCGTTGAGCTCGCCAGTTAACCAAGACAAACATAGCGACATCAGCTTTAGCATCATTACCGTTCAATCAGCTTGTTCTGGTTTCGGCTATCGCTCGTGTTCGCAAAACATCAGTTATACCAATCGTAGTAAATGACTGGTCACCCAAGCTGGTTAAAATGCTCGAACACTGCTTTTTTTCGGCTCTATTTTTGAGCTCGTATTTACGGTGATTGGTACAAAGAAGAGATCTTGACTGTGAAAAAACGCATTCCAAGAAAACAAATTAACCACTACTCAAAGTGGAAATACGTGGTGCTTATCGCCACCATCATTATCATGATTCTAAGTGCCTTACCTTCTTGGTTTGGTGAGGACGCCTCGGTTCAAATCAGTAACCGTTCTGAGCAGACGATCGACGCCACTCAAGTGACGCAATACCTTGCTAGCGAAGGCATTCAAGCGACATCAGCCTTTCAAAAAGACAAACGCTTAGTTGTGATCTTAGAAGATGCAGAGCAGCAAGCGAAAGCCAAAGAAGTGCTTAATGAGCGCTTCCTCGACAGCGCAACCGTTGCTCTAGCGATGGAGCCAGCTGCACCTAAATGGCTAACTGATATGGGTTTTGCGCCGATTCAACTAGGTCTTGATTTACGCGGTGGCGTGCAGTTCTTGCTAGAAGTGGATATGGCACCGGTTTATCACGCGCAAGCTCAAGCGGTGGTCGACGAGATCACTAGCGAAGTGCGTTATGCCCGTGGTGAAGTGGTGAACAACCAAGTTAAGTTTAATTTCCGCACTGATGCTGATTTTGAACAAGCTCAAAAGCTGATTCGTGAAGAGTTCCCACAATGGCAACGTGATCGTTCAGATAAATCGCTAACGTTAACCCAATCTGAAGAAGAGCAAAGAACGCTACGTAACCTAACGGTTCAACAAAACCTGCAAATCATGCGCAGCCGTATTGAAGAGTTAGGCATCACAGAAGCATCAATTCAACGCCAAGGTGAAAGCCGTATTCGTATTGAACTGCCGGGCGTACAAGACCCTGCAGCAGCGAAAGATGTGATTGGTGCAACCGCATCACTTGCTTTCTATTCTGTGTACGACAACCCAACGCGCAGCACTCAAACGCTGAAGGACACAGACGGCAACCGCGTGGTAGTCGACCGCAAGGCTGTGTTGAGTGGCGAACACATTATCGATGCTCGTAGTGGCATTGGTGAGATGGGCAGCGCAGAAGTAAACATCACACTGGATTCTTCTGGCGGCAAAAAAATGTCTGAGTTTTCTCGCCATAATATTGGTAAGCCAATGGCGACTGTTTACAGCGAATACAGCCGCGACAGAGCCGGCAACAGCGAGAAAACCAGTGAAGTGATCAGCGTTGCAAACATCCAATCTCAGTTGGGTAGCCGTTTCCGTATCACAGGTGCTGGCACGTTAGGTGAAGCACAAGAGTTGGCTCTACTCCTTCGTGCGGGTTCATTAACCGCGCCCGTTACCATCATTGAAGAGCGTACTATTGGCCCATCTCTGGGTGCCGAAAACGTAACCAACGGCTTTGCTGCTTTGGCGCTTGGCTTGGGTCTTACTCTGACGTTTATGGCGCTATGGTATCGCCGCTTAGGTTGGGTCGCGAACTGTGCATTGGTGGTGAACATGACCACATTGTTTGGCTTGATTGCCTTGCTACCAGGTGCGGTATTAACCTTGCCAGGCATTGCGGGCTTGGTACTGACCGTCGGTATGGCGGTGGATACCAACGTGCTTATCTTCGAGCGTATTCGAGACAAGATGAAAGAAGGACGTAGTTTTGCTAGTTCTATCGATCGTGGTTTCGATAGCGCGTTCTCGTCAATTTTCGATGCTAACGTCACCACCATGATCGTTGCTGTGGCTCTATACACCATTGGTAATGGACCGATTCAGGGCTTCGCTTTGACTCTGGGCTTAGGTCTTCTAACCAGTATGTTTACGGGCATTTTTGCTTCACGAGCGATCATCAATTTGGTTTGGGGGCGTGACCAACGCCACGACGTAAGGATTTAAGCATGAGTATTTCAAATATGACTAATTCAAACAGCTATGTTTCAGACCGCTATATTACAGACAGCAACATGACTCGCCTCCGTAAGGTGATGTCTGTGATTTCTATTATGCTGTTCATGAGCTCTGTAATGCTGGTGGCAGTGAAAGGTTTTAACTGGGGCTTGGACTTTACTGGCGGTGTGGTTGCCGAGGTTCAGCTCTCTGACCAAGTGACGAAAGACGCGTTAAAAACCAAGCTTGATACGGCTTTCCAACAAGACGTTCAAGTGGTTGGCATGGCAGAGCAAGATCGCTGGACGATTCGTTACAGCCAGCTGACAGATGCTCCACAGCCAAACTTAGTGGATGCTTTGTCATCGGTGAGCGACCAAGTAAAAGTGCTCAACAGCAGCGTGGTTGGCCCTCAAGTGGGTCAAGACATGGTTGAGCAAGGCGGCTTGGCGGTGTTGGTGTGCTTCCTAATGATCATGCTGTACCTGAGTGTACGATTTGAATGGCGTTTGGCTCTGGGTGCGCTTGCCGCGATTATCTATGATGTCACGCTTATCTTAGGCTTGTTCGCCTTCACTCAATTCGAGTTCAACCTGACCGTATTGGCGGCTGTGTTAGCGATTTTGGGTTACTCACTCAATGACTCAATCATCATCGCCGACCGTGTCCGTGAAATGCTGCGCGGTAATCCAAACGGTGATACTGACAACCTACTTAACGAATCGGTGAAAGCGACCTTCTCACGCACCATGGTGACTTCAGGAACAACTCTAATCACCGTATCAGCGCTTTGGCTACTTGGTGGTGCTGCGCTGCAAGGTTTTGCTATTGCGTTGGTTGTCGGCATTGTTAGCGGTACGTGGTCTTCCGTTTCCGTCGGCATCACTCTGCCTAAGTTGCTTGGCCTGCAGCCTTGTCACTACAAAGTAAAAGTGCCAGTAGAAGTTGAGGGAGAGTACCCCTAGGTTGTTTATGCTCTAGCAGTACAAGTTAGCAAGTAACGTCAGTAAAGCCCTTCGTTTGTAATAAAACGAAGGGCTTTATTTTTTATAAGAGTCAAACAGTTAGTGAAAAGAGAGCCTATTTCAAAAAACAGTGGATTGAGCAGGCAAGCCCACATGATATGAAGTATGTTTATATGACGTTCGTAGAAATGAGGCAAGGGAATGGAATATCGACATCAATGTCATGTAGGCGACCATGGTGATGCGCTAAAGCATCCAGTATTGAGTGCACTTGTTCAGTCATTAATGCAGCAACATTCACGCCTCAATGTTATCGACACACACTCTGGTACAGGGTGTTATGACCTCACCACCGCACCAAGTAATCATGCAGGTGAGTTTGCTGAAGGGGTCGGGTACTTGTGGCACAATAAGGCTTATCTTCCTCCTGCATTCGCTTCTTTTATGTCGGTACTGGAATACTACAATCCGAATCAACTTATCTCTTTGTATCCGGGTTCTGCCGCCATCACTTACCAACAAGGTCGCAGCCAAGATAGCTTCTATTTTTCAGACATTCAGCAAGATGAAGCTGATTTACTGCAAACTAATATCGATAAGTTACAGCGTAACTTTGGTGTTTCAAGCAAGCTTACGATTAGCGCAGGTGATGGGCTTAAAGCGTTACCTGATGACGTAGCTAAACATGACAATCATCATCTGATTGTTATCGACCCACCCTATGAAACTGATTCAGAATATCTCGCGGTGATTGATGCCTTAGTTAAGGCATATCAGCAGTCGGAGAAAGTATCTGCACTAATTTGGTACCCGCTCTACACGGATGACAAGAGCTCACTGATTTTGAACCACTGTGTGACCGCAGTGAAAGATGGTTTACTGCCAAGTCCGATTAAATCGGAGCTTCGCCTTCGAGATCCTAAGGGTGATGATCGCCTGATCGGTAGTGGTTTACTGTTGTTCAATCCACCACAAGGCATTGCTGGGACAGTTGCAGATACGCTCTATTATTTACACAGCCAACTCGCGACCAATGGTGAAGGGTATTGGCAAATCAGAAGTCTATAGCTCTGATTTATATGGGGTTTATGATTACTTTCGAGATGTGTCTCACTAAATCGCTAATTTTTGTGTGGTTTAAATTGACCAAACGCTAACTTTTATCGATTGATTAATTGCAGTGAATCATTTAAAAATAGAATATCAATGCGCGCAAGTGCATAAAGGCTCATAAGTTAAATAATTAGTCTAAGATTAATATCAGATTGTGGTTTACCCCCTAAACTGCATAAGGCTCGCACTAGTCATGCGAGCCTTTCTTTTGCCTGTCGGAAATGTATTTCTAGTCTACTGAGTGACAGAGTTGCACTTCGGGCATTTGTATTTACCTAAATCGTGGAACGTTGAAGGTAGTTCGGATTCAATAATTAATTTTTTATCGTCGTTGTAGCATTTGGCACAAAAAGGACCTGGAGCTTGTCCTTCTTGAGGTGTTTTCAAAAAGTAATGTCCGTTTGTAAATACTACTTCTTCATTTTGGTTTAGTTTCTCTTTTAACTCTTTGATAGCCGTTTTCAGTTCTTGGTTTTCCTCTCTCAACTCAGATGCAGCGATTTTTGCATCAGATAGGGCTTCAATGAGTTCTGCCAGTTTTAACCTGACTTCAGCGTCCTTTAGCGAAGAGTCAATATTCCTCAATTCTTTCGTAATATCTAGTGCTGTTTTTATCGACGTTATTCCCGCAGAGATACTTGCTACATCAACCATTTCGAATTCCCCTGATAGCTTCAGATAATAATAAATCGAGTTGTTTATATTTTACCGTATATCAATAAAAACAAATTATAACAGGATCTTAAAACACAGGGTATGAATCAGAACCACAGTTATATTAGCCTGAAGATTTCATGCAGGCCTTTTCAATTACGCCAACGCTGGGTAATCGATGTAGCCTTTTTCGTTGCCGCCGAATAGGGTGGTGCCGTCTAGTTCTGACAGTTCGCTGCCGTTTTGTAGGCGTGATACGAGATCTGGGTTGGCCACGAATGGGCGACCAAATGCGACGAGATCGGCGTAGCCTTTACTCAATACTTCTTCGGCGCGCTCTGGTGTGTAACTGCCAGCGACGATGATAGCGTTAGAGAACAGCTCTCTTAGATCGACTCGGAAGCTTTCAGGGATAACCGGTGCGTCATCCCAGTCGGCTTCTGAAAGGTGCAGATAAGCGATATCACGCGCCTGCAGTGCTTTTGACGCTTCTAAAATCGTTGGCACTATGTCTGGGCAGTTCATGTCTTTGAAGGTGATGAATAGGGCCAAACGTACGCCCACTTTGCCTGCGCCAATTGCTTCAATCACCGCATCTACTACTTCGATTAGAAAGCGAAGTCGGTTCTCACGGCTACCGCCATAGTTGTCGGTGCGCTTATTTGAATTGGTTCTTAGGAATTGATCGATGAGGTAGCCATTACCACCGTGGATCTCGACGCCGTTGAATCCTGCTTCGACTGCTTTTTTCGCTGAGTTAGCAAAATCTTGAACAACACGATCGATATCTGCTTGGGTCATCTCTCTTGGTTGGATGCAATCGACCATGTTGCCATAACGACGCGGTTTTGCAGTTCTAGGCCTTTTAGTTCTGATGTTTCGAATAATTTGTTCATGGTCTCTACCTTTGTGAATTTTTAGCTGCTGTGCCAATGCCAGTTTGAGAATGAATTGGCATTTTGAAGTTTCTGAGTTCTTAAATTACTTAGCTTCTGTTGGTGCGAATATTGAGTTGCTTTGTGGCTTTCCGTTTCGGTTAGCTTTAGCAATCAAGAACAAGCCGATGAAAGGAACGACAACGGCAGTGAATGGAATCATTCCTGCGCCTAGTTGGCTGTCGAGTACCATGCCGCCAAGGAAGCCACCGAAGGCATTGGCCAAGTTAAAGGCTGAGATATTCGCGGTTGCTGCTAGCTCTTGCCCTTCGCCACCGTGGTTCATTACTCGAAGCTGCATAGCAGGAACGTTCGCAAATGATGCAATGCCAAAGACAAATGCAGCTGCAACGAATAGGATTTTGTTGTCTACAACAAGGCCAACCACTACTAATGAAACGATCATCGCGACAGCCCAAAACATCGATGCTTTGCCTAAATCTTTGTCAGAAGAGCGTCCGCCCAAGGTGTTACCGATGATTAAGCCGACACCCACAATCACTAAGATCCAAGTGACTGACTCTTGACCGTAACCCGTGATGTGCATGGCGATAGGCGCAAGGTAGCCGTAAAGCGTCATGAAGCCAGACCAAGCAAAAGCGGTGATCGCCAAGCTGATGAGAAGCATTGGATTTTTGAATGCCAACAGCTGAGTTTTGATGTCTTTCGCTTCGCTGTGACCTGAAGATTTTATTGACGTTAAGATTGAAATCATGGCGATGGTGCCAAGTGCTGCCACGGTAAAGAAAGTGGTGTGCCAACCGAATTGCAAGCTCACCCAAGTTCCTGCGGGAACCCCTAGAACGTTAGCGAGTGTTAAGCCAGCGAACATCTGACCAACAGCACGACCTGCCATTTTCTCAGACACTAAATTGGTCGCGACAACTGCACCTATGCCATAGAAAGGACCTTGCACTAAGCCTGCGATAACGCGGCTTGCAAGTAGAAGTGGGTAGCTAGGAGCTAAGGCTGACAAGATATTGCCGATGATGAACAGTGCCATTAAGCCAATCAGTACCATCTTCTTGTTAAAACGTGCGAGGTAGATGGTTAAGATAGGGCCACCAATAACGATAGCCAATGCGTAAGCACTGATTAGGTATCCGGCTTGACCTTCGGTGATCGAAAGGGATGTGGCAATTTGTGGAAGGATGCCTGCGATAACAAATTCAGCCGTACCAATAGCGAACGCCGCGAGTGTCAGTATCCAAACTTGGAATGGGATCTTTTCTTTATGGATCGCTTCTGGTTTCATAGTGAAGTACCTGTGTTAATTCTTGTTTGTTAGGACGTTTACATACACGCCCTAACGATTGTTCTTTGCGGAGTGTTAACCGAGTAGAGCACCGCCATCGATGTCGATGATTGACCCCGTTACATATGGGTTGTTAATCACGAATAAATAGCCCATTGCGATATCTTTAGCCTCTCCGACTTTGCCTGCTGGTAGGTTGTTTTTCGCGTTGTCGTACATTGTTGAACGAGCTGAGTCATCCATATTTTTGTAGGCTTCAGTCATGGTAAGGCCGGGGCTGACGGCGTTGACTCTAATCGGTGATAGCTCTTTCGCCAGTACTTTAGTCACGCTCTCTAGTGCGGCATTAATCGCGGTTTTTACGTAAGTACCAGCAACCACTTTGCGTGACAGCATGCCGGTTGTGAGTGTGATTGAGCCGTTTGGAGTCATGTAACGTGCGGCGTGCTTGGCTACGTTTAAGCTTCCCCAAAACTTTGTATCAAATGCTGCTTTTGCGTCTGTGATAGCAACGTCTGTCACTTTTCCGCCCGGAGCGTATGAGCCTGCGGTTATTACCAAATGATCAAAGGCACCAATTGACTCAAAGTAAGCACAAATTGACTTTTCATCTCTGATATCGAGGCCTGTGTGTCGACTGGCAATGTGTACCGTGTTTTCTTCGTTTCTCAATTGCATTGCTAATGCTTTGCCGATACCAGATGTGCCACCAATGATGACAAAAGTGCTCTTTTCTTGGTTCGCTAGTGTGTTGCTCATGGTCTGAATTCCTGCGTGTTCTGCTGATGGTTGTCATTATATTTGTTCGACTAAATTTGATAATTGGCTAAAATATAAATTCATTATTCGGTTTAAATGAACAATAGGGCGAGAGCACGAATAGCATGGATAAGTTTTCAGACATGGCGATGTTCGTCAGTATCGTGAAACATCAAGGTTTGGCTGCTGCGGGACGTGAACTGGGTTTATCACCCGCGACCATGACAGCAAGGCTTCAAGCACTTGAAGAACGATATGGTGTGAAGTTGTTGAATCGAAGTACGCGCCATGTGTCTTTGACCGACTCTGGAGAGCTGTATCACAAGGCGTGTTTGGAGATTTTAGACAACGTCAGCGAGGCCGAAAACCTGATTCAAAATGGCGTCAAAGAAGTTAAAGGTCCGTTAAAGATTGCTGCGCCAAAAGACATCGGGAAACAGTACATTCTTCCTATTTTGACTGAGTTTTGTCAGCAGTATCCAGACGTTGTTCCCTACTTGTATTTGAACGATAACTTATCGAATATCGCTGAATCAGGCATGGACATCGTGATCCGCTACGGTGAATTGGTTGACAGTAGTTTGATCTCTAGACGCTTATCACCAAGCCGACGAGTGCTATGTGCTTCACCAGAATATCTCGCTAAACACGGCACGCCGATCAAGCCACAAGATTTGGTTGATCATGCGTGTCTGGCGATGCTTCGCAGCAACGAAGAACTCAAAACCTGGCACTTCCAAGATCATGACATGAAGAAGGCTGTGACGGTGGTTCCCAAGCGATTTTCGGATGATGGCGAAGTGATCCGTTATTGGGCGCTACAAGGAGAGGGGATTGCACTGAAATCCATTCTGGATGTGCAAGATGACATCAATAATCAGCGTCTTGTGACGTTACTTAACGGCTACATGAAGAACTTCAATACCGCGATGTCTGTGTCCAGTACCGATTTGAATGTGGTGTACATCAGCAAGAAATATCAGCCGAAACGTATCCGACTCTTCTTAGATTATCTTCTTGAGAACTTCAGTGGTTTGGTCGAAAGATCAGGTAAAGAGTAGACGCTTACCTACGTATGACGGATCTCTCGAACTCAGCGTCAGCTTACGGACAGAGATCATCGTTCTGGTTATGATACCTGCAACATAAGGACGTGATTGGAGAGAGAAATGAAAGTCGTCGGTAACACGGTTATCCAACCTTTTCACAAAGCCACCTGCCACTGCGGTGCGGTGGAATTAGAACTCAGCCTACCTAACGGGATCGAAAAGCCGCGTCGCTGCGATTGCTCTATCTGTCGTCGTAAAGGCGCGATAGTTGGCTCTGTGGCGCTTGATGGGATTAAGGTTCTGAAAGGTGCTGAGCATCTCAAGCTTTATCAATTTAATACTAATACGGCTAAGCACTACTTCTGCTCGAACTGCGGTATATATACGCATCATCAGCGCCGTTCTAGCCCAAATGAATACGGGTTTAACATTGGTTGTTTGGAAGGGGTAAACCCTTTTGATATTGACGATGTAGTGACCAACGATGGTGTCAATCACCCTGCTGATCGATAAGATAAACATTAAAAAGGAACAGTTCTATGTCTGAATACGGTGCGCTCATTCGTTGGCAAAAAGCGGAAGATGAAGTCTTTAACGATAATCAATACAGCCGCGGTCATACGTGGGAATTTGATGGCGGTGTTACTGTGCCAGCTTCGTCTTCTCCCCATGTGGTACCACTGCCGTTTTCGGTAGAAGAGAGTGTTGACCCAGAAGAAGCCTTTATCGCGGCACTTTCTAGCTGCCATATGTTGACGTTTTTGGGCATTGCCGCAAAGCAGAAGTACGTGGTCGACTCTTATGTCGATGCTGCAATTGGTGTGCTTGAAGAAGATGAATCAGGCCGCTCATCGGTTACCACGGTGACTCTACGACCTCAAATTGTGTTTCTAGGCTCTAAACAACCAACCGCCAAACAACTCAAAAAACTTCATCACCTAGCCCATAAAAACTGCTTTATCGCGAACTCTGTCAAAACAGAGATAAAGGTAGAAGTGTGAGTTTAATTTTTATCACATCATCTTATTTTCTACAAAGTTTCGTCTTTCTGGCTTCACCATCGTCTTAAGGGTATTGATGCAATTCAGTTGATTGTAAAAAGACCGAATATACTATTTGAGGGCACCTCCATGACAGCGTTTAACAGCACATCTAACTATGGTGAAAATGCGTTTATAAAAAACAAACCGCAGATGCTACAGAATATTTATAACACCACAGATGTATTCCCATATTGGATTGCTGATATGGACTTTCAGGTTGCAGAACCTATCACTCAAGAGCTGAACCGATTGGTTGAACGTGGTGTGTACTCTTACGAATTTAGTGAGCAAGAGGTGTTTGAAGCTTTGTCTCAGTGGTATTCAAAGCGTCACGGTGTGAGCCTTTCGGTTGATAAATTTGTTCAGGTCCCGGGAGTGCTATCAGGTATTGCACTGTTATTGCGTCAATTTACCAACGAAGACGATGGCGTGCTTATCCACACTCCGGCATATCATCAGTTTTCTAACTTGGTGAATAAAGCAAACCGTCAGGTCGTGCAAAGCCCGTTGTGCAGTGATAAACAGGGTTACCAAATTGATTTCGCTGGTATGGAACAACAAATCATCGAGCAAAAAGTGAAGGCGATGATTTTCTGTAATCCACATAACCCGACTGGGCGCGTGTGGACATCTCAAGACATTGAACAAGTCACCGAGATTGCTAAGCGTCATGATGTATTGATCATCAGTGATGAGGTCCATTCAGACATTATCTTTGAAGGTCACGCTTTTACGAGTTTAACCAACTTTGATTACGACAAGGTCATCACCTTAATTGGATCTCCGGCAAAAACATTTGGTATGCACAGCATCTCAAACGGCTATGTGTACACCAACAATGATGAGCTATTTGAAGCGTTCAAAACCAATGTGGTCGCGATGTATCTTGATCACGGGAATGCATTCAGCACGTTTGCAACCGCGGCGGCCTTCGAAAAGGGTGAAGAGTGGTTAGATGGCATGTTGGTGTACCTGCAAGACACGGTTAAGTGGATTACCGAGTTTACAGAGCAACGTATTCCTCAATTAAAAGTCTTTCAGCCGCAAGGCACCTACCAAATGTGGTTTGATTTCTCAGGCTTAGGCTTTTCGGGAGAAGAGCTAAAAAATGTGGTGTTTGAGCAGGCTAAAATGGGTTTAACTCCAGGTGATTGGTTTGGTGCTGAAAGTCCTAACTTTATGCGAATGAATATTGCGACGTCACGCGACAATATCGAGCAATCATTTAATGTTTTAGCGGACGCGATTGATGGCTTTGAGCGAGGAAGTCATACTCGTTCAATTTGTTGTGATAGCGGTGCTTCAAAAAGCTGCTGCTGATATCGATCGTTAGTCCTAAAAAACGAAAAATCGCCAGGCTGCTTAGTGCACCACTGGCGGTTTTTTTGTGTCTGTGTAATCCTACGTGCGGTTTATTGAGTAACAGTTAAAAAGTTCGGAGAGATAGGTAGAGAGCTTTTGAATGGTAGGAATGGATTGGTTATCAGAGAGTTATGTTTAGCGTCCCATTGAATAGTTTTGTACATCGTGTGAGTGATAAGAGCCAATTGATGGCCAATGCTGCAGAGTGTGGATGTCAGTTAAAACGCGTTCGTCGTTCGCGTAATTGGATGTTGGTCGCTCAAGAGCGTCAGCTCGTTGAGTTTAAAACGATGTTAACCCACGAAAAAGACGGTTGGATAGCGATCGCAATCGACAAAGTACTGCCTAAACCAGTGGTATGTTTGGCATCTCTGTTGGTCGCGACACCCTCAATGACTGTGGCTCAGTTGATTATGGAATCTGGATGTTCAATGGCAGAGGCAAGACGTGCTATTGATGAACATGAAGGACTGTAGGCATATTCGAATCGTATGAAAAGAGATTTGCGGTCAGCAAAAAGCCTGTAACGATATTACGTTTTTCAACGCAATATCGTTACAGGCTTTATCATTTGTGTTGCAGTTAAGCCGTAGGGCTTACAAAGCATCTACTCGATTAAGAGTTAGCCACTTTTACACGAATCGTGTTTTTGCCAAGCTTTGACATGTTCAGCTTGTTTAGTGCTGCTTTAGCTTCTTCGTGCTCTGGCATTTCAACAAAAGCAAAGCCTTTAGATTCACCAGTTTCTTGGTCTAAAACTAGGCTGCACTCTTTTACTGAGCCAAACTCAGAAAATAGAACACGGATGTCTTGCTCAGCAGTAGAGCGTGATAGGTTACGAACTAGAAGTTTCATAATAAACCTTGAATATGAATTTACGCCGAGCATTGTCGCACACTTTCATGCTCACCCTCACAAATAATTACTCGAATGTAACTCTTTAGCTATTCGCTTCTCTGTTTACGTGTTAGCCGCGGTTTATTGTGACATCTGAAATATACCCATGCTCAGTGCTGGTTAACGCCTGTTGCAGCATCTGAGCGGCTTCTGTAGCTGTCATAAAGCTTGAGGTATCCATCGCTTTGCCACTCGTTCCCCAAAACTCGGTCGCCATTCCTCCAGGATAAACGGCAACGATTTTCATCGGGTGACCTTTTAGTTCCAACCTAACCGATTCGATAAAGCCTTTTACTGCCCATTTGGCCGCGCAGTAAGTTGATTCTTCCGCTTTTGCTCCTTGCGCTGCGGTCGACATTATTACAGCTATGGTGACAGGTTGCTCTTTGTAGCGTTTAACCATTTCTCGAATCAGAAAGATTGAAGACTCGATATTGTTTTTAAGCATATCGCTGATTGTGGTTGGGTCTTGCTGCTCTATCTTACCGAAGTATCCACTGCCTGCGCTGTGAATGACCAGTTTGGGTGTTTCAGGTAACGCATCCAACAAATCGCTTACTGATTGCGGGTCACATAAGTTACAGGTTTGGCTAATGGTATTCGCTGGCAGAATTTTCGCCACTTCAGCTAAACGTTGCGTGTTACGACCTGTAATGGCTACGCGTTGAGCGTCTGTTGTAGAGCTCGCATATTGTTTCGCTAGAGCTGCACCTAATCCGCTGCTTGATCCGGTAATTAAAATCATACTGTCTTAAATTTGTAGAGTTGATTCGAGATAGTAAGGGGCTAGGCTGAGTTTTTCTGAGATCTATGGCCAAAGTTGACGGATAGCTTCGTTGATAGTCTTTACGATAGATCGAGATTACAGAATAGTGAAAGTGGAGGAGCAGAATGATGAAGCAGAGCTAGAAAGTAAAAACGCCGGCATTGAGCCAGCGCTTTTGAGTAATCAGCCGTGATTATTCTTCGTCGAACTGTTTGATCGTGAATGCGTCTTCGATTCGGTTTAGTTCTTCTTGTTCTTTAACTCGCTTCTCTTCTTGAAGCGTTGCTCTCGTTTCGTTGAAACGTTTTTTCTCTGACTTAGTCAGGAATTTTACAGCTTTTTTGTTGGTCAATGCGTAAGCAACTACGTCTTCGCCTTTTTCTCTGCGGTCGTTTACGCGTTGTGAGAAACGTTCATTGTCGCGAGCTTTACGCTCCGCTGAGGTCAACTTGCTCATGCTTTAAAGCCTTTTCAATTAATCATGGTAGGGAATCTACACTTAGCGAAACAAATAGGAACTGCTGT
The Vibrio cyclitrophicus DNA segment above includes these coding regions:
- the secD gene encoding protein translocase subunit SecD, which codes for MTVKKRIPRKQINHYSKWKYVVLIATIIIMILSALPSWFGEDASVQISNRSEQTIDATQVTQYLASEGIQATSAFQKDKRLVVILEDAEQQAKAKEVLNERFLDSATVALAMEPAAPKWLTDMGFAPIQLGLDLRGGVQFLLEVDMAPVYHAQAQAVVDEITSEVRYARGEVVNNQVKFNFRTDADFEQAQKLIREEFPQWQRDRSDKSLTLTQSEEEQRTLRNLTVQQNLQIMRSRIEELGITEASIQRQGESRIRIELPGVQDPAAAKDVIGATASLAFYSVYDNPTRSTQTLKDTDGNRVVVDRKAVLSGEHIIDARSGIGEMGSAEVNITLDSSGGKKMSEFSRHNIGKPMATVYSEYSRDRAGNSEKTSEVISVANIQSQLGSRFRITGAGTLGEAQELALLLRAGSLTAPVTIIEERTIGPSLGAENVTNGFAALALGLGLTLTFMALWYRRLGWVANCALVVNMTTLFGLIALLPGAVLTLPGIAGLVLTVGMAVDTNVLIFERIRDKMKEGRSFASSIDRGFDSAFSSIFDANVTTMIVAVALYTIGNGPIQGFALTLGLGLLTSMFTGIFASRAIINLVWGRDQRHDVRI
- the secF gene encoding protein translocase subunit SecF; its protein translation is MSISNMTNSNSYVSDRYITDSNMTRLRKVMSVISIMLFMSSVMLVAVKGFNWGLDFTGGVVAEVQLSDQVTKDALKTKLDTAFQQDVQVVGMAEQDRWTIRYSQLTDAPQPNLVDALSSVSDQVKVLNSSVVGPQVGQDMVEQGGLAVLVCFLMIMLYLSVRFEWRLALGALAAIIYDVTLILGLFAFTQFEFNLTVLAAVLAILGYSLNDSIIIADRVREMLRGNPNGDTDNLLNESVKATFSRTMVTSGTTLITVSALWLLGGAALQGFAIALVVGIVSGTWSSVSVGITLPKLLGLQPCHYKVKVPVEVEGEYP
- a CDS encoding SDR family oxidoreductase; the encoded protein is MSNTLANQEKSTFVIIGGTSGIGKALAMQLRNEENTVHIASRHTGLDIRDEKSICAYFESIGAFDHLVITAGSYAPGGKVTDVAITDAKAAFDTKFWGSLNVAKHAARYMTPNGSITLTTGMLSRKVVAGTYVKTAINAALESVTKVLAKELSPIRVNAVSPGLTMTEAYKNMDDSARSTMYDNAKNNLPAGKVGEAKDIAMGYLFVINNPYVTGSIIDIDGGALLG
- the rlmJ gene encoding 23S rRNA (adenine(2030)-N(6))-methyltransferase RlmJ; amino-acid sequence: MEYRHQCHVGDHGDALKHPVLSALVQSLMQQHSRLNVIDTHSGTGCYDLTTAPSNHAGEFAEGVGYLWHNKAYLPPAFASFMSVLEYYNPNQLISLYPGSAAITYQQGRSQDSFYFSDIQQDEADLLQTNIDKLQRNFGVSSKLTISAGDGLKALPDDVAKHDNHHLIVIDPPYETDSEYLAVIDALVKAYQQSEKVSALIWYPLYTDDKSSLILNHCVTAVKDGLLPSPIKSELRLRDPKGDDRLIGSGLLLFNPPQGIAGTVADTLYYLHSQLATNGEGYWQIRSL
- a CDS encoding LysR family transcriptional regulator encodes the protein MDKFSDMAMFVSIVKHQGLAAAGRELGLSPATMTARLQALEERYGVKLLNRSTRHVSLTDSGELYHKACLEILDNVSEAENLIQNGVKEVKGPLKIAAPKDIGKQYILPILTEFCQQYPDVVPYLYLNDNLSNIAESGMDIVIRYGELVDSSLISRRLSPSRRVLCASPEYLAKHGTPIKPQDLVDHACLAMLRSNEELKTWHFQDHDMKKAVTVVPKRFSDDGEVIRYWALQGEGIALKSILDVQDDINNQRLVTLLNGYMKNFNTAMSVSSTDLNVVYISKKYQPKRIRLFLDYLLENFSGLVERSGKE
- a CDS encoding MFS transporter; its protein translation is MKPEAIHKEKIPFQVWILTLAAFAIGTAEFVIAGILPQIATSLSITEGQAGYLISAYALAIVIGGPILTIYLARFNKKMVLIGLMALFIIGNILSALAPSYPLLLASRVIAGLVQGPFYGIGAVVATNLVSEKMAGRAVGQMFAGLTLANVLGVPAGTWVSLQFGWHTTFFTVAALGTIAMISILTSIKSSGHSEAKDIKTQLLAFKNPMLLISLAITAFAWSGFMTLYGYLAPIAMHITGYGQESVTWILVIVGVGLIIGNTLGGRSSDKDLGKASMFWAVAMIVSLVVVGLVVDNKILFVAAAFVFGIASFANVPAMQLRVMNHGGEGQELAATANISAFNLANAFGGFLGGMVLDSQLGAGMIPFTAVVVPFIGLFLIAKANRNGKPQSNSIFAPTEAK